A window from Pseudomonas alloputida encodes these proteins:
- a CDS encoding YceH family protein, translated as MSEHETAGEGRFNSIEIRVLGSLIEKQATSPESYPLTLNALVLACNQKTSREPVMNLTQGQVGQALRALEGQGMTRLQMGSRADRWEHRVDKALELVPAQLVLMGLMFLRGPQTLNELLTRSNRLHDFDDTEQIQHQLERLISRDLALHLPRQAGQREDRYTHALGDPAEIEAILAARQQEGGARTSGGSVSEDRIEALEARIAALEARLAELEG; from the coding sequence ATGTCAGAACACGAAACCGCGGGTGAAGGCCGCTTCAACAGCATCGAGATCCGCGTTCTCGGCTCGCTGATCGAAAAGCAGGCCACCAGCCCGGAAAGCTACCCGCTGACCCTCAATGCCCTGGTCCTGGCCTGCAACCAGAAGACCAGCCGCGAGCCGGTGATGAACCTCACCCAAGGCCAGGTCGGCCAGGCCTTGCGCGCCCTCGAAGGTCAGGGCATGACCCGCCTGCAGATGGGCAGCCGTGCCGACCGCTGGGAACATCGGGTAGACAAGGCACTGGAGCTGGTGCCAGCGCAGTTGGTGCTGATGGGCCTGATGTTCCTGCGGGGCCCGCAAACCCTCAACGAACTGCTGACTCGTAGCAACCGCCTGCACGACTTTGACGACACCGAGCAGATCCAGCATCAGCTGGAGCGCCTGATCTCGCGGGACCTGGCCTTGCACCTGCCACGCCAGGCCGGCCAGCGTGAAGACCGCTACACCCATGCCTTGGGCGACCCGGCGGAAATCGAGGCGATTCTCGCTGCACGGCAGCAGGAAGGCGGCGCGCGCACCAGTGGCGGCAGTGTGTCAGAAGACCGCATCGAAGCCCTCGAAGCCCGCATTGCGGCGCTGGAAGCGCGCCTGGCTGAGCTGGAAGGCTGA
- the ahpF gene encoding alkyl hydroperoxide reductase subunit F, with protein MLDATLKSQLKTYLERVTQPIEIVASLDDGAKSRELHDLLVEIASLSNLITFSADGTDARRPSFSLNRPGADISLRFAGIPMGHEFTSLVLALLQVGGHPSKASAEVIEQIQALEGEFNFETYFSLSCQNCPDVVQALNLMAVLNPNVRHVAIDGALFQDEVESRKIMAVPSIYLNGEVFGQGRMGLEEILGKIDTNAGARQAEKINAKEAFDVLVVGGGPAGAAAAIYAARKGIRTGVAAERFGGQVLDTLAIENFISVQETEGPKLATALEEHVKQYDVDIMNLQRGEALIPAAEGGLHEVRLAGGASLKAKTVILATGARWREMNVPGEQEYRGRGVAYCPHCDGPLFKGKRVAVIGGGNSGVEAAIDLAGIVAQVTLIEFDSQLRADAVLQRKLRSLPNVNVITSALTTEVLGNGEKVTGLRYKDRSTDEQHEVALEGIFVQIGLLPNTDWLKGTVELSPRGEIIVDAKGQTSIPGVFAAGDVTTVPYKQIVIAVGEGAKASLAAFDHLIRTSAPA; from the coding sequence ATGTTGGACGCCACGCTTAAATCGCAACTGAAAACCTACTTGGAGCGGGTCACCCAGCCGATCGAGATCGTTGCTTCCCTCGACGACGGCGCGAAGTCCCGCGAATTGCACGACCTGCTGGTAGAGATTGCCAGCCTGTCGAACCTCATTACCTTCAGCGCGGACGGTACCGATGCCCGTCGCCCTTCGTTCTCGCTGAACCGCCCGGGTGCCGATATCAGCCTGCGCTTCGCCGGCATCCCCATGGGCCACGAGTTCACATCGTTGGTGCTGGCACTGCTGCAAGTGGGTGGCCACCCGTCAAAGGCCAGTGCCGAAGTGATCGAGCAGATCCAGGCCCTGGAAGGTGAATTCAACTTCGAAACCTACTTCTCGCTGTCGTGCCAGAACTGCCCGGACGTCGTCCAGGCACTGAACCTGATGGCGGTACTCAACCCCAACGTGCGCCATGTTGCCATCGACGGTGCGCTGTTCCAGGACGAAGTGGAATCGCGCAAGATCATGGCGGTACCGAGTATCTACCTCAACGGTGAGGTGTTTGGTCAGGGCCGTATGGGCCTGGAAGAAATCCTTGGCAAGATCGACACCAACGCTGGCGCCCGCCAGGCCGAGAAGATCAACGCCAAGGAAGCCTTTGACGTGCTGGTCGTCGGCGGTGGCCCCGCTGGCGCCGCTGCTGCCATCTACGCTGCCCGCAAGGGCATCCGCACCGGTGTTGCCGCCGAGCGCTTCGGCGGCCAGGTGCTGGACACTCTGGCCATCGAGAACTTCATCTCGGTGCAGGAAACCGAAGGGCCGAAGCTGGCCACGGCGCTGGAAGAGCACGTTAAACAGTACGACGTCGACATCATGAACCTGCAGCGCGGTGAAGCGCTGATTCCTGCTGCCGAGGGTGGTCTGCACGAAGTGCGCCTCGCGGGGGGCGCTTCGCTGAAGGCCAAGACCGTGATCCTGGCCACCGGCGCCCGCTGGCGCGAAATGAACGTGCCGGGTGAGCAGGAGTACCGCGGCCGCGGCGTGGCCTACTGCCCGCACTGTGACGGCCCGCTGTTCAAGGGCAAACGTGTGGCAGTGATTGGCGGCGGCAACTCGGGTGTGGAAGCGGCCATCGACCTGGCTGGTATCGTCGCCCAGGTGACGCTGATCGAGTTCGACAGCCAGTTGCGTGCCGATGCGGTGTTGCAACGCAAGCTGCGCAGCCTGCCGAACGTCAACGTGATCACCAGCGCGCTGACCACCGAGGTGCTGGGCAATGGCGAGAAGGTGACAGGCCTGCGCTACAAGGACCGCTCCACGGATGAACAGCACGAAGTGGCACTGGAAGGCATCTTCGTGCAGATTGGCCTGCTGCCCAACACTGACTGGCTGAAGGGCACCGTCGAGTTGTCGCCGCGTGGCGAAATCATTGTCGACGCCAAGGGCCAGACCAGCATCCCAGGTGTGTTTGCTGCAGGTGACGTGACTACCGTGCCGTACAAGCAGATCGTCATTGCGGTGGGTGAGGGGGCCAAGGCATCGCTGGCGGCCTTTGACCACCTGATTCGGACTTCGGCACCGGCGTAA
- the ahpC gene encoding alkyl hydroperoxide reductase subunit C, which produces MPIINSQVKPFNATAYHKGEFVQVSEADLKGKWSVVFFYPADFTFVCPTELGDLADNYAEFQKLGVEIYGVSTDTHFTHKAWHDTSDTIGKIEYPLIGDPTHVISRNFDVLIEEAGLADRGTFVINPEGQIKIVELNDGGVGRDAAELLRKVKAAQYVAAHPGEVCPAKWKEGEATLAPSLDLVGKI; this is translated from the coding sequence ATGCCAATCATCAACAGCCAGGTCAAACCCTTCAACGCCACCGCCTACCACAAAGGCGAGTTCGTTCAGGTCAGCGAAGCCGATCTGAAAGGCAAGTGGTCTGTCGTGTTCTTCTACCCGGCCGACTTCACCTTCGTTTGCCCGACCGAGCTGGGTGACCTTGCTGACAACTACGCCGAGTTCCAGAAGCTGGGCGTGGAAATCTACGGTGTTTCCACTGACACCCACTTCACTCACAAAGCCTGGCACGACACTTCGGACACCATCGGCAAGATCGAATACCCGCTGATCGGTGACCCGACTCACGTCATTTCGCGCAACTTCGACGTGCTGATCGAAGAAGCCGGCCTGGCCGACCGCGGTACCTTCGTGATCAACCCGGAAGGCCAGATCAAGATTGTCGAGCTGAACGACGGTGGTGTAGGCCGTGATGCTGCTGAGCTGCTGCGTAAGGTCAAGGCTGCCCAGTACGTTGCCGCTCACCCAGGCGAAGTGTGCCCGGCCAAGTGGAAAGAAGGCGAAGCCACTCTGGCGCCGTCGCTGGACCTCGTAGGCAAGATCTAA
- a CDS encoding IS256 family transposase: MPTKKKPLRDLPKIPKELLEQFGEGLMTAEAIEDASAAFKKALIERALHAELGHHLGYPPGAQRPEDETNQRNGKSGKTVLTGDGPLRLEIPRDRDGSFAPILIPKHERRYTGFDDKIIAMYARGMTVREIRAFLSEQYGTEVSPDFISSVTDEVMEEIGAWQQRPLEPMYPVIFFDALRVKIREEGLVRNKAIYLALGVLPDGTRDILGIWIENTEGAKFWMKVFNDLKTRGVEDVLIAVTDGLKGMPEALSAVFPETTLQTCIVHLIRNSLDFAAWDKRRALAKALKPIYQAINAEAAEQALDEFENGPWGKQYPTVVAAWRRAWDRVIPFFVFPPAIRKVIYTTNAIESINAQLRKIIKTRGHFPNDDAATKLIWLGLRNITANWGSAAHDWKSAMNQFAILYGDRFIRPTW; encoded by the coding sequence ATGCCAACCAAAAAGAAACCCTTGCGTGACCTGCCCAAAATCCCCAAAGAGCTGCTGGAGCAGTTCGGTGAGGGCCTGATGACCGCAGAGGCTATCGAGGATGCCTCTGCGGCGTTCAAGAAGGCCTTGATCGAACGCGCTCTGCACGCCGAACTTGGCCACCACCTGGGTTATCCGCCGGGCGCGCAGCGCCCAGAGGATGAAACCAACCAGCGTAACGGCAAGAGTGGCAAGACGGTTTTGACCGGCGATGGCCCGCTGCGGCTGGAAATTCCTCGTGACCGAGACGGCAGTTTTGCGCCCATTCTCATCCCCAAGCATGAGCGGCGGTACACCGGTTTCGATGACAAGATCATCGCCATGTACGCCCGTGGCATGACGGTCAGAGAGATCCGAGCCTTTCTGTCCGAGCAGTATGGAACAGAGGTCTCACCCGACTTCATCAGCTCTGTGACAGACGAGGTCATGGAAGAAATTGGCGCGTGGCAGCAGCGGCCACTAGAGCCCATGTACCCGGTCATTTTCTTCGATGCACTGCGGGTGAAGATCCGCGAAGAAGGCTTGGTGCGCAACAAGGCCATTTACTTGGCGCTGGGCGTTCTACCCGACGGGACGCGCGATATCTTGGGCATCTGGATCGAGAACACCGAGGGTGCGAAGTTCTGGATGAAGGTCTTTAACGATCTCAAGACACGTGGTGTCGAGGATGTGCTGATTGCCGTGACCGATGGCCTCAAAGGCATGCCAGAGGCTCTCAGCGCCGTGTTTCCAGAGACGACTCTGCAGACGTGCATCGTGCACCTGATCCGCAACAGCCTGGACTTTGCAGCCTGGGACAAGCGGCGGGCACTGGCCAAGGCGCTCAAGCCGATCTACCAGGCCATCAACGCCGAAGCGGCTGAGCAGGCACTCGATGAGTTTGAAAACGGGCCCTGGGGCAAGCAGTATCCAACGGTCGTTGCGGCCTGGAGACGCGCCTGGGATCGAGTGATTCCCTTCTTTGTCTTCCCACCAGCCATCCGGAAAGTGATCTACACCACCAACGCCATCGAGAGTATCAATGCCCAGCTGCGCAAGATCATCAAGACCCGAGGCCATTTCCCGAACGATGACGCAGCTACCAAGCTGATCTGGCTGGGGCTGCGAAACATCACGGCAAACTGGGGCTCAGCGGCGCATGATTGGAAAAGTGCGATGAATCAATTCGCGATTTTGTACGGAGATCGGTTCATCAGGCCGACCTGGTGA
- a CDS encoding TerC family protein: MTALQSFLTTPVLGTSAWLWLVFMAIVIGLLVLDLGVLHRHDREIEMRESLLLYSGYFSVGVLFGAGVWYQLGAQSALEFYTGFLVEQSLSMDNVFVMAMIFSYFAIPRRYQHRVLFWGILGVVFLRAIMIGVGAALVQNFAWVLYIFGAFLLFTGVKMALSKEDSRPDLANNPILKFVRRHMRVTDQIHGSHFFVRHTPAGHSKALRYATPLFLALVLIELADLVFAVDSVPAIFAITQDPFIVYTSNIFAILGLRSLYFALAALMHRFVYLKYALALVLIFIGCKIFYHGMVGKVPALLSLGVTFGLLLGGVVISLIKTRGQTLNKDDKTIEKAANDKKTTGQKKNDPQLRV; this comes from the coding sequence ATGACAGCTCTGCAATCATTCCTCACAACACCTGTCCTCGGTACCAGCGCCTGGTTGTGGCTGGTGTTCATGGCCATCGTCATCGGTTTGCTGGTGCTCGACCTGGGCGTGCTGCACCGCCACGACCGGGAAATTGAAATGCGCGAGAGCCTGCTGCTGTATTCAGGCTATTTCAGTGTCGGTGTACTGTTCGGCGCGGGGGTCTGGTACCAGTTGGGCGCGCAGTCGGCACTGGAGTTCTACACCGGTTTTTTGGTCGAGCAATCGCTGTCCATGGACAACGTGTTCGTCATGGCGATGATCTTCAGCTACTTCGCCATCCCCCGCCGCTACCAGCACCGCGTTCTGTTCTGGGGCATCCTGGGCGTGGTGTTCCTGCGGGCCATCATGATCGGCGTGGGCGCGGCGCTGGTACAGAACTTTGCCTGGGTGCTTTACATCTTCGGTGCCTTCCTGCTGTTTACCGGGGTGAAAATGGCGCTGTCGAAGGAAGACAGTCGCCCAGACCTGGCCAACAACCCGATCCTCAAGTTCGTGCGGCGGCACATGCGGGTTACCGACCAGATCCATGGCTCGCACTTCTTCGTACGCCATACCCCGGCCGGGCACAGCAAGGCGCTGCGTTATGCCACCCCGCTGTTTCTGGCACTGGTACTGATCGAACTGGCCGACCTGGTGTTTGCCGTCGACAGCGTGCCGGCGATCTTCGCCATCACCCAGGACCCGTTCATCGTCTACACCTCCAACATCTTCGCCATCCTCGGCTTACGCTCGCTGTATTTCGCGCTGGCGGCGCTGATGCACAGGTTCGTCTACCTCAAGTACGCCCTGGCGCTGGTGTTGATCTTCATTGGCTGCAAGATTTTCTACCACGGCATGGTGGGCAAGGTGCCGGCGCTGCTGTCGTTGGGCGTGACATTCGGGTTGTTGCTGGGTGGGGTGGTGATTTCGTTGATCAAGACGCGGGGGCAGACGTTGAATAAAGACGACAAGACGATAGAAAAAGCAGCTAACGATAAGAAAACAACGGGACAAAAGAAGAATGACCCACAGTTGCGGGTCTGA
- a CDS encoding acyl-CoA dehydrogenase: MDFAYSPKVQALRERVTAFMDAHVYPAEAVFERQVAEGDRWQPTAIMEELKAKARAEGLWNLFLPESEYGAGLSNLEYAPLAEIMGRSLLGPEPFNCSAPDTGNMEVLVRYGSEAQKRQWLEPLLRGEIRSAFAMTEPDVASSDATNMAATAIRDGDQWVINGRKWWTSGACDPRCKVMIFMGLSDPEGPRHQQHSMVLVPTDTPGVKIVRPLPVFGYDDAPHGHAEVLFENVRVPYENVILGEGRGFEIAQGRLGPGRIHHCMRSIGMAERALELMCKRSVERTAFGRPLARLGGNVDKIADSRMEIDMARLLTLKAAYMMDTVGNKVARSEIAQIKVVAPNVALNVIDRAIQIHGGAGVSGDFPLAYMYAMQRTLRLADGPDEVHRAAIGKYEIGKYVPVEMLRSGR, translated from the coding sequence ATGGATTTCGCCTATTCGCCCAAGGTCCAGGCACTGCGCGAGCGTGTCACTGCGTTCATGGACGCTCATGTCTACCCCGCCGAAGCCGTGTTCGAGCGCCAGGTCGCCGAGGGTGACCGCTGGCAGCCCACTGCAATCATGGAGGAGCTTAAAGCCAAGGCCCGCGCCGAAGGGTTGTGGAACCTGTTCTTGCCCGAGTCGGAATACGGCGCTGGCCTGAGCAACCTGGAGTACGCACCGCTGGCAGAGATCATGGGCCGCTCGTTGCTCGGGCCGGAGCCGTTCAACTGCTCGGCGCCGGACACTGGCAACATGGAAGTGCTGGTGCGCTATGGCAGCGAGGCGCAGAAACGCCAGTGGCTGGAGCCACTGCTGCGCGGCGAGATCCGCTCAGCGTTTGCCATGACCGAACCGGACGTGGCCTCCTCGGACGCCACCAACATGGCTGCTACCGCCATACGGGACGGTGACCAGTGGGTGATCAACGGCCGCAAGTGGTGGACGTCCGGCGCCTGCGACCCGCGCTGCAAGGTCATGATCTTCATGGGCCTGTCTGACCCTGAAGGGCCACGCCACCAGCAGCATTCCATGGTGCTGGTGCCGACCGACACGCCGGGCGTGAAGATCGTCCGCCCGCTGCCGGTGTTCGGTTATGACGATGCGCCCCATGGTCATGCCGAAGTCCTTTTCGAGAATGTGCGGGTGCCATACGAAAATGTGATCCTTGGTGAAGGACGCGGCTTCGAAATTGCCCAGGGCCGCCTGGGCCCAGGCCGTATCCACCACTGCATGCGCTCGATCGGCATGGCCGAGCGCGCACTCGAGTTGATGTGCAAGCGTTCGGTGGAGCGTACTGCTTTTGGTCGGCCACTGGCCCGCTTGGGCGGCAACGTCGACAAGATCGCCGACTCGCGCATGGAAATCGACATGGCCCGGCTGCTGACGCTCAAAGCGGCCTACATGATGGACACCGTCGGCAACAAGGTGGCCCGTAGCGAGATCGCCCAGATCAAGGTGGTGGCGCCGAACGTGGCCTTGAACGTGATCGACCGGGCTATCCAGATACATGGTGGGGCAGGGGTAAGCGGCGATTTCCCGCTGGCCTACATGTATGCCATGCAGCGCACCCTGCGCCTGGCTGACGGGCCGGATGAAGTGCACCGGGCGGCGATTGGCAAATACGAGATTGGCAAGTATGTGCCGGTGGAGATGTTGCGTAGCGGGCGGTGA
- a CDS encoding LysR family transcriptional regulator, protein MNLSKVDLNLFIVFDAIYTEANLTRAGQIVGITQPAVSNALSRLRETFNDPLFVRTAQGMVPTPMAQNIIGPVRNALALLRTSVQESRTFNPQQANKTFRISMTDLTEAVILPPLFQRLRRLAPAVMIESFLCKRRETTKELAAGRLDFAIDAPLNTDPQVRHIKLMQDRYVCALRQGHPLADSKLTLDSYLGMTHIHISSRRNGLGYVDLALGKMGVQRKVALRSQHYLMASQVLQQTDMAMTVPERFARRHQLRYQALPVEVPALETHLYWHESTDQDPANRWMREQITELCERVVAEEEKALEHA, encoded by the coding sequence ATGAACCTTAGCAAGGTCGACCTCAACCTGTTCATCGTGTTCGATGCGATCTACACCGAAGCCAACCTGACCCGCGCCGGGCAGATCGTCGGCATTACCCAGCCGGCAGTGTCCAATGCCCTGTCGCGCCTGCGCGAAACCTTCAATGACCCGCTGTTCGTGCGTACCGCGCAAGGCATGGTGCCCACACCCATGGCGCAGAACATCATCGGCCCTGTGCGCAACGCGCTGGCGCTGTTGCGGACATCGGTGCAGGAAAGCCGCACGTTCAACCCGCAGCAGGCCAACAAGACCTTCCGCATCAGCATGACCGACCTGACCGAGGCGGTCATCTTGCCGCCGCTGTTCCAGCGCCTGCGCCGCCTGGCGCCGGCAGTCATGATCGAAAGCTTCCTGTGCAAGCGCCGCGAGACCACCAAGGAACTCGCGGCCGGCCGCCTGGACTTTGCCATCGACGCGCCACTGAACACCGACCCGCAGGTGCGCCACATCAAACTCATGCAGGACCGCTATGTCTGCGCCCTGCGCCAGGGTCACCCGCTGGCCGACAGCAAGCTGACCCTCGACAGCTACCTGGGCATGACCCACATCCATATCTCCAGCCGCCGCAACGGCCTGGGTTACGTCGACCTGGCGCTGGGCAAGATGGGTGTTCAACGCAAGGTCGCCCTGCGTTCGCAACACTACCTGATGGCGTCACAGGTGTTGCAGCAGACCGACATGGCGATGACGGTTCCCGAGCGCTTCGCCCGTCGCCATCAGCTGCGTTATCAGGCGCTGCCGGTGGAGGTCCCTGCACTGGAAACGCACCTGTACTGGCATGAAAGCACCGACCAGGACCCGGCCAACCGCTGGATGCGCGAACAGATCACCGAATTGTGCGAGCGCGTGGTGGCAGAGGAAGAAAAGGCTCTGGAGCACGCCTGA
- a CDS encoding cysteine desulfurase family protein, producing the protein MPSAPLYFDYAATTPVDDRVIETMLACLGNQANFGNPASSGHAFGQAARHAVEQARQQVAECVGAHAEQLVWTSGATESNNLALKGIAQGIGQPGHLITSQLEHKAVLDTVAELERQGWAVTRLAADADGLIQPASVQAALRADTRLVSLMAVNNELGTVTDFAAIGEQVRAHGALLHVDAAQAVGKLAIDLRTMAVDLMSFSAHKVYGPKGIGALYVGPRARVLMRAQMHGGGHEQGLRSGTLATHQIAGMGSAFALAGQPGDSEHQRLEQLARRLRTGLLAMPGVTLNGCAKQRIPHTLNLCIDSKGFNSTALAGELALSTTSACNSASNAASHVLLALGLDERQARNSVRLSIGRFSTEADVDKALDVFGRVLAAASAALW; encoded by the coding sequence ATGCCTAGCGCCCCACTCTACTTCGATTACGCCGCCACTACCCCCGTCGACGACCGGGTTATCGAAACCATGCTCGCCTGCCTGGGTAACCAGGCCAACTTCGGCAACCCGGCGTCCAGCGGCCACGCCTTCGGCCAGGCTGCACGTCACGCCGTGGAGCAGGCGCGCCAGCAAGTCGCCGAGTGCGTCGGCGCGCACGCCGAGCAGCTGGTATGGACCTCGGGCGCGACCGAGTCCAACAACCTGGCGCTCAAGGGTATTGCCCAAGGCATCGGCCAGCCCGGACACCTGATCACCAGCCAGCTGGAACACAAGGCCGTGCTCGACACCGTGGCCGAGCTGGAACGTCAGGGCTGGGCCGTCACCCGCCTGGCAGCGGATGCCGATGGCCTGATCCAGCCTGCAAGTGTGCAGGCAGCGTTGCGCGCTGACACCCGCCTGGTATCGCTGATGGCGGTCAACAACGAACTGGGCACGGTCACCGATTTTGCCGCGATCGGCGAGCAGGTGCGTGCCCACGGTGCCCTGCTGCACGTGGATGCCGCGCAGGCCGTGGGTAAGCTGGCTATCGACCTGCGTACGATGGCCGTGGACCTGATGTCTTTTTCGGCGCACAAGGTCTACGGGCCGAAAGGCATCGGCGCGCTGTATGTCGGGCCGCGCGCTCGCGTGCTGATGCGTGCGCAGATGCACGGCGGCGGCCATGAGCAGGGCCTGCGTTCCGGCACCCTGGCGACCCATCAGATAGCGGGCATGGGCAGTGCCTTTGCCTTGGCCGGCCAACCTGGCGACAGCGAGCACCAGCGCCTTGAGCAACTGGCAAGACGCCTGCGCACAGGCCTGCTGGCCATGCCTGGCGTTACCCTGAACGGCTGCGCCAAGCAACGCATTCCCCATACCTTGAACCTGTGCATCGACAGCAAGGGCTTCAACAGCACGGCGCTGGCCGGCGAGCTGGCCTTGTCGACCACCTCGGCCTGCAACTCGGCGAGCAACGCTGCCTCGCATGTGCTGCTGGCACTGGGGCTGGATGAGCGTCAGGCTCGCAACAGTGTGCGTTTGAGCATCGGCCGTTTCAGCACCGAGGCGGACGTGGACAAGGCACTCGACGTGTTTGGCCGGGTGCTGGCGGCAGCATCGGCAGCACTGTGGTGA
- a CDS encoding RES family NAD+ phosphorylase gives MILWRISAYADLSGTGGLRVSGRWHQAGRPVVYAATSPPGAMLEVLVHLEIDPEDFPTTMRLLRIELPDTVSQAQLPALQPGWSAQPELTRTLGNRFLDDCSALLLPVPSAIMPSTTNYLFNPRHPQAQSAKIQVEDFTPDSRLF, from the coding sequence GTGATTTTGTGGCGAATCAGCGCCTATGCAGACTTGAGCGGTACGGGGGGCTTGCGTGTAAGTGGCCGCTGGCACCAGGCGGGTCGGCCGGTGGTGTATGCCGCCACCAGCCCTCCTGGGGCGATGCTGGAAGTGTTGGTGCACCTGGAGATCGACCCCGAGGATTTCCCTACCACCATGCGCTTGCTTCGCATCGAACTGCCCGACACGGTTTCCCAGGCGCAGTTGCCCGCTTTGCAGCCCGGCTGGTCTGCTCAGCCTGAGTTGACCCGAACGCTGGGCAATCGCTTTCTGGATGACTGTTCGGCATTGCTGCTGCCGGTGCCAAGCGCGATCATGCCCAGCACCACCAATTACCTGTTCAACCCACGGCACCCGCAGGCGCAGAGCGCGAAAATCCAGGTTGAGGATTTCACGCCGGACAGCCGCCTGTTCTAG
- a CDS encoding antitoxin Xre/MbcA/ParS toxin-binding domain-containing protein yields MLAEVLRDNGYHEYRARLQALLDIPELASDFEIHTRITDGFAATWLVKLTERGVLTPVERDQIIPLRTLKSRIERDQPLTVDESDRLFRSAHITAMAEAVFGEAGKAKRWLSKPKERFSGLTPMQMLTTQQGTTQVEEMLLQIAEGYGL; encoded by the coding sequence ATGCTTGCCGAAGTGCTTCGTGACAACGGTTACCACGAGTACCGGGCGCGCCTGCAGGCGCTGCTGGACATTCCCGAGCTTGCCAGCGATTTCGAAATCCACACCCGCATCACCGATGGTTTTGCCGCCACCTGGTTGGTAAAGCTGACCGAACGCGGTGTGCTCACGCCGGTGGAGCGCGACCAGATCATCCCGCTGCGCACCCTCAAATCCCGTATCGAGCGTGACCAACCGCTGACCGTGGATGAGAGCGATCGGCTGTTCCGCTCGGCCCACATCACCGCCATGGCCGAGGCCGTGTTCGGTGAAGCGGGCAAGGCCAAACGCTGGCTTTCCAAGCCCAAGGAACGCTTCTCGGGGCTGACGCCGATGCAGATGCTCACCACCCAGCAAGGCACCACGCAGGTCGAAGAAATGCTGCTGCAGATTGCCGAGGGCTATGGCCTGTGA
- a CDS encoding oxygen-insensitive NAD(P)H-dependent nitroreductase NfsB has translation MDTVSLAKRRYTTKAYDASRRIPQATVDALLEQLRHSPSSVNSQPWHFIVADTAEGKALLAKSTAEGYAYNTQKLLDASHVIVFCTRTEMTEEHLNAVLDQEAADGRFRDEQARAGQNQSRRHYVNLHRFDQKDVQHWMEKQTYLALGTALLGAAAHGLDATPIEGFDSKVLDAELGLRERGFTSVVILSLGYRSEADFNAGLNKSRLPASQVFTFL, from the coding sequence ATGGATACCGTATCGCTGGCCAAGCGCCGTTACACCACCAAAGCTTACGATGCCTCACGCCGCATTCCCCAGGCCACTGTCGACGCCCTGCTCGAACAACTGCGCCACAGCCCGTCGTCGGTCAATTCCCAGCCCTGGCATTTCATCGTCGCCGACACGGCCGAAGGCAAGGCCCTCCTGGCCAAGAGCACTGCTGAGGGTTACGCCTACAACACGCAGAAGCTTCTCGATGCCTCGCACGTGATTGTGTTCTGCACCCGTACCGAGATGACTGAAGAACACCTGAACGCCGTGCTCGATCAAGAGGCCGCCGATGGCCGTTTTCGTGATGAGCAAGCGCGCGCCGGGCAAAACCAGAGCCGCCGTCACTACGTCAACCTGCACCGCTTCGACCAGAAGGATGTGCAGCACTGGATGGAAAAGCAGACCTACCTGGCGTTGGGTACTGCCTTGCTGGGTGCGGCGGCGCATGGGCTGGATGCCACGCCGATCGAGGGCTTCGACAGCAAGGTCCTCGATGCCGAACTGGGTTTGCGTGAGCGTGGGTTCACCAGTGTGGTGATCCTGAGCCTGGGTTACCGCAGCGAGGCGGATTTCAACGCCGGGCTGAACAAGTCGCGGTTGCCGGCATCGCAAGTGTTCACCTTCCTCTGA